One window of Sphingomonas paeninsulae genomic DNA carries:
- a CDS encoding amidohydrolase family protein, with the protein MKPFIFSADSHVREPNSLFLDGLPASLKRHAVRVVKEEDTMITRTDDKVIFRLRLAKNPDFGGTTRLGIHNLEGRLVDMEKDGIDAEIAFPSLGLWLYAIDDAEAELAQCEIYNNWNNEYFSGRLDTFVRCGVLPVRDLNGTLVELKRIAKLGFTAAMLPSITPVGIPKYNDVAWDPVFNLAGELGIVLVLHTGTGAETVIGERGPGAAVINYSTQMSDGITAIMYMVAGGLLDRNPKAKVAVIECGASWLAAIAERMDEVYIAHDIFVRPKLSMMPSEIIRRQVTCSFQHDRACIISRAVTGTQSIMFASDYPHAEGTFPHTQDVIGKLFEGIDITDDEKLDILGRNAARLFKFEHPLMVVPAERVAA; encoded by the coding sequence GTGAAACCCTTTATTTTCAGCGCAGACAGCCATGTTCGCGAACCCAACAGCCTGTTCCTTGACGGCCTGCCCGCGTCGCTGAAGCGACATGCGGTTCGCGTCGTCAAGGAAGAGGACACGATGATTACCCGGACGGATGACAAGGTCATCTTTCGTCTGCGACTTGCCAAAAATCCCGACTTCGGCGGCACGACCCGCCTTGGCATCCACAATCTGGAAGGCCGATTGGTGGACATGGAAAAGGACGGCATCGATGCCGAGATCGCCTTTCCAAGTCTTGGCCTGTGGCTGTACGCAATCGACGATGCCGAAGCCGAGCTTGCGCAGTGCGAGATCTACAACAACTGGAACAATGAATATTTCAGCGGACGGCTCGATACCTTCGTCCGGTGTGGCGTGCTGCCCGTTCGTGACCTCAATGGTACGCTGGTCGAATTGAAACGGATCGCCAAGTTGGGCTTTACCGCCGCGATGCTGCCTTCAATCACACCTGTTGGCATTCCCAAATATAACGACGTGGCGTGGGATCCTGTTTTCAATCTGGCGGGTGAGCTGGGCATCGTACTGGTTCTCCACACCGGCACCGGTGCGGAAACCGTGATCGGCGAGCGTGGCCCCGGTGCTGCGGTCATCAACTATTCGACGCAGATGTCGGACGGTATCACGGCAATCATGTATATGGTTGCCGGCGGCCTGCTCGATCGCAATCCCAAAGCGAAGGTCGCTGTGATCGAGTGCGGCGCAAGCTGGCTCGCCGCGATCGCCGAACGGATGGACGAAGTTTATATCGCGCACGATATCTTCGTACGCCCCAAATTGTCGATGATGCCCAGTGAAATCATCCGGCGTCAGGTGACCTGTTCATTCCAGCATGATCGTGCCTGCATTATATCGCGCGCGGTGACGGGAACGCAGTCGATTATGTTTGCATCCGATTATCCGCATGCAGAGGGCACGTTCCCGCACACGCAGGATGTGATTGGTAAGCTATTCGAGGGCATCGACATTACCGACGACGAAAAGCTCGACATTCTGGGCCGCAATGCCGCGCGCTTGTTCAAGTTCGAGCATCCTCTGATGGTGGTTCCGGCCGAAAGGGTTGCTGCCTGA
- a CDS encoding SDR family NAD(P)-dependent oxidoreductase, with amino-acid sequence MMSEFQGKVAIVTGGAQGMGREYVRLLAEAGASVVIADVNQAVAEATIAEIGAGDRVAFVSTDVGSTDACNACAKAAVDRFGGIDYLVNNAGLLSAAAHRSLVDIDLEVYHKILAVMSHGMLYMARAVVPAMRARGGGAIVNMSSIGAYQASGIYSLSKVFVNGLTINLAHELAGQNIRVNAIAPGTVATEGMQPLMSVEQMAQWGAASGRPTDRVAHPSEIAKVGLFLLSDAASYVRGQIVAVDDGQQIRL; translated from the coding sequence ATGATGTCGGAATTTCAGGGTAAAGTCGCGATCGTCACCGGTGGCGCACAGGGCATGGGCCGCGAATATGTGCGGTTACTGGCAGAAGCTGGCGCCAGCGTCGTCATCGCCGACGTCAATCAGGCCGTGGCCGAGGCGACGATTGCCGAGATTGGTGCTGGTGACCGGGTTGCTTTCGTTTCGACCGATGTCGGTTCGACGGACGCCTGCAACGCTTGTGCAAAGGCTGCTGTCGATCGGTTCGGCGGGATTGATTACCTCGTCAACAATGCGGGGTTGCTGAGTGCAGCAGCGCATCGGTCGCTGGTCGACATTGATCTGGAAGTTTATCACAAGATCCTCGCGGTGATGAGCCACGGCATGTTGTACATGGCACGTGCGGTCGTACCGGCGATGCGCGCGCGTGGTGGCGGCGCGATCGTTAACATGTCTTCGATCGGGGCTTATCAGGCGAGTGGGATCTATTCGCTTTCCAAGGTTTTCGTGAATGGCCTGACGATCAACCTCGCTCATGAACTTGCGGGCCAGAACATCCGCGTCAATGCCATCGCGCCGGGGACTGTTGCAACCGAAGGGATGCAGCCGCTGATGTCCGTCGAACAGATGGCACAGTGGGGCGCTGCCAGCGGCCGCCCGACCGATCGCGTCGCGCATCCATCGGAAATTGCAAAGGTCGGGCTGTTCCTGCTGTCCGATGCCGCAAGCTATGTTCGTGGACAGATTGTGGCGGTCGACGACGGCCAGCAAATCCGCCTCTGA
- a CDS encoding enoyl-CoA hydratase/isomerase family protein: MTYQTLQYEERGQVAVITYDRQERRNAWNAPMYREIVAAIERANANDGVGAIVLTNAGPIFCSGADFRADPEPRDPITGHRPNIATISMAQDTSWLHLIARSKPTIAAIAGAAIGLGATQILPLDIRIAAESSSFSFPFLSLGTLPELGATALLARLVGYGRAVDICLSSAKISAVEAREIGLVTRVVPDNGLLDAALELGKKLAAVPVLQMQLTRALLLGNAGSMIPTSSLRAKPKPL; this comes from the coding sequence ATGACCTATCAGACGTTGCAGTACGAAGAACGCGGCCAAGTCGCGGTCATTACATATGACCGGCAAGAACGGCGTAACGCCTGGAATGCGCCAATGTACCGAGAGATTGTTGCCGCTATCGAGCGCGCCAATGCAAACGATGGGGTCGGCGCGATCGTGCTCACTAACGCCGGGCCGATTTTCTGCTCGGGCGCAGATTTCAGGGCCGATCCGGAACCACGCGATCCGATAACGGGCCATCGCCCCAACATTGCGACCATTTCGATGGCGCAGGACACCAGTTGGCTGCACCTGATCGCCCGATCCAAGCCGACCATTGCCGCGATTGCCGGTGCTGCGATAGGTCTGGGCGCGACCCAAATCCTGCCGCTCGACATCAGGATCGCGGCGGAAAGTTCCAGTTTTTCCTTTCCGTTTCTCTCGCTTGGCACATTGCCCGAGCTGGGTGCTACAGCGCTGCTCGCACGTCTTGTCGGTTATGGCCGCGCGGTCGATATCTGTTTGTCTTCCGCAAAGATTTCCGCGGTCGAGGCGCGGGAGATCGGGCTGGTCACGCGCGTCGTGCCCGATAACGGCCTGCTCGATGCGGCACTTGAACTGGGTAAAAAACTCGCCGCTGTTCCTGTCCTGCAGATGCAACTGACACGTGCTTTGTTGCTGGGCAATGCGGGGAGCATGATCCCAACATCATCCTTGCGCGCGAAACCGAAGCCTTTGTGA
- a CDS encoding class I adenylate-forming enzyme family protein, which yields MTNVRALIDAVIRIDSSADAIEWEGRWLDWGDLSERVDTLRALYAEMQLPTGARIGVMLRNRLPQLCALYSVLIADACLVTVNPLYPDIAVSDDLRTLALPLVIAEQADLDRPGVMEALAETGTAIIALPESWSGTARILRSRTPMATQREASADVIIEMLTSGTTGKPKRVALTRNAFQHSFDSALRYEANRNGEIVPQLRSGVQILIAPLTHIGGVWGAINGIASGRRTVLLEKFRVEPWRQAVAKYRPIVAGATSAGLRMILDAEVPKEDLASLRVLTAGAAPVEPDVIDAFWERYGIPVLANYGATEFAGPVAGWSLPDFKAHYADKRGAAGRLHRDVEGRVVDPQTDAILPPMTEGVLELKSPQLPDPDNWLRTTDKAKIDTDNFLWITGRADSAIIRGGFKVQPDDVVRALESHPAIREAVVVAIPDARLGQVPGAAIILRARAKAPTEADLIAYLRDRLLPYQVPVVFRIVDDVPRSASLKPILPDVAALLVALAKRPNQ from the coding sequence GTGACAAATGTACGCGCACTGATCGACGCGGTCATAAGGATCGATTCGTCGGCGGATGCCATTGAATGGGAAGGGCGCTGGCTGGATTGGGGCGACCTGTCCGAACGCGTCGATACGTTGCGCGCGCTTTATGCCGAGATGCAACTCCCCACGGGAGCGCGTATCGGTGTCATGCTGCGCAACCGCCTTCCACAACTTTGCGCGCTTTATTCGGTTTTGATCGCCGATGCCTGTCTGGTGACGGTCAATCCCCTATACCCCGATATCGCCGTTTCGGACGATCTACGCACGCTGGCGTTGCCGTTGGTAATTGCGGAGCAGGCCGATCTCGACCGTCCCGGCGTGATGGAGGCGCTGGCCGAAACCGGTACCGCGATCATCGCGCTTCCCGAAAGCTGGTCGGGCACGGCACGCATCCTGCGGTCGCGCACGCCGATGGCAACACAGCGCGAAGCGAGCGCCGACGTGATTATCGAAATGCTGACGAGCGGCACGACCGGCAAGCCGAAGCGTGTGGCCCTGACCCGTAATGCGTTTCAGCACAGCTTTGATTCCGCGCTCCGATACGAGGCAAATCGCAATGGTGAGATCGTGCCGCAACTGCGATCCGGCGTACAGATACTGATCGCACCGCTGACGCATATCGGCGGCGTCTGGGGCGCGATCAATGGCATTGCCAGCGGTCGGCGGACCGTGCTGCTGGAGAAATTCCGGGTCGAGCCGTGGCGACAAGCGGTGGCGAAATATCGGCCGATTGTCGCTGGCGCGACCTCTGCGGGGCTGCGCATGATCCTCGATGCCGAAGTGCCGAAGGAGGATCTGGCGAGCCTGCGCGTGCTGACCGCAGGCGCAGCCCCGGTTGAACCCGATGTGATCGACGCATTCTGGGAGCGTTACGGTATTCCAGTGCTCGCCAATTACGGAGCCACCGAATTTGCCGGGCCAGTTGCAGGGTGGTCGCTGCCCGATTTCAAGGCACACTATGCGGACAAGCGTGGCGCTGCGGGCCGATTACACCGCGACGTCGAGGGCAGGGTGGTCGACCCCCAAACGGACGCGATCCTGCCGCCGATGACCGAAGGGGTGCTGGAGCTGAAATCGCCGCAGCTTCCCGATCCCGACAACTGGCTGCGCACGACCGACAAGGCAAAAATCGACACCGATAATTTCCTGTGGATCACGGGCCGCGCCGACAGTGCGATCATTCGCGGTGGTTTCAAGGTGCAACCCGACGATGTCGTCCGAGCGCTCGAAAGTCATCCGGCAATCCGAGAGGCTGTCGTGGTCGCAATTCCCGATGCGCGGCTTGGGCAGGTTCCCGGTGCGGCGATCATCCTGCGGGCAAGGGCAAAGGCTCCGACCGAGGCCGATCTGATTGCCTATCTGCGCGATCGGTTACTTCCCTATCAGGTGCCGGTGGTGTTTCGGATCGTCGATGACGTGCCACGCAGTGCGTCGCTTAAACCGATCCTGCCCGACGTTGCCGCGCTACTTGTTGCGCTTGCGAAGCGCCCGAACCAATGA
- a CDS encoding thiolase C-terminal domain-containing protein has translation MTWVNQDKCAIVGVGATDYYVRGKSWPRTINDMAGDAILKACADAGISVKQIDGFAYYSTAGAGYLDKFDTASLMETLGIPNVSFSATLTSGGGGCAGAPGLAVAGLMNEDCKYVVTVMALQQLPQHRLGVVFGASAPNAENSFLQPSGLVGPGHLMSVLARRHMHLYGTTRDAFKEIVQATRANTHNRPKAIRKNPLTDEEYWNSPMLADPLCRLDFCLETDGAVAVITTTTERAKDCKQPPALIHAVAHGGSREWGRAFAWMGMPDPDFASSGHEFVANRLWEQTGLTAKDMDVALLYDHFSAMVLMQLEDYGFCKKGEGNDYVLGGNIRYDGPGKKGGGVPVNTHGGNLNECYIIGMTHVVEAVEQVRGTAINQVENAELALATGGPASLPVSGLILRRA, from the coding sequence GTGACTTGGGTCAATCAAGATAAATGCGCGATCGTCGGAGTCGGTGCGACCGACTATTACGTTCGGGGCAAGAGCTGGCCGCGTACGATCAACGATATGGCTGGCGACGCGATTCTTAAAGCGTGTGCCGATGCAGGCATCTCGGTCAAACAGATCGACGGCTTTGCCTATTATTCGACCGCGGGCGCGGGTTATCTCGACAAATTCGATACCGCGAGCCTGATGGAAACGCTCGGCATCCCGAATGTCAGTTTCTCAGCCACGCTTACCAGCGGCGGCGGCGGTTGTGCCGGTGCACCCGGACTCGCCGTTGCGGGCCTGATGAACGAAGACTGCAAGTACGTCGTTACGGTGATGGCGCTTCAGCAACTGCCTCAGCATCGTCTGGGCGTCGTGTTCGGCGCATCTGCTCCCAATGCGGAAAACAGTTTTCTCCAGCCATCGGGGCTTGTCGGTCCCGGCCACCTGATGTCGGTACTCGCACGCCGTCACATGCATTTGTACGGCACCACCCGTGACGCCTTTAAGGAAATCGTCCAGGCGACGCGGGCGAATACCCACAACCGGCCCAAGGCGATCCGCAAGAATCCGCTGACGGATGAGGAGTACTGGAACTCGCCGATGCTGGCGGACCCACTCTGCCGACTGGACTTCTGCCTGGAAACCGACGGTGCGGTGGCCGTCATCACGACCACGACCGAGCGGGCGAAAGACTGCAAGCAGCCGCCTGCGCTGATCCACGCCGTCGCGCATGGGGGATCACGCGAATGGGGCCGCGCCTTTGCCTGGATGGGAATGCCCGATCCGGACTTCGCATCCTCAGGTCATGAATTCGTTGCCAACCGGCTATGGGAGCAGACCGGACTTACCGCCAAGGATATGGATGTAGCGCTGCTCTACGACCATTTCTCCGCGATGGTGCTCATGCAGCTCGAGGATTACGGTTTCTGTAAAAAGGGCGAAGGCAACGATTATGTGCTGGGTGGCAATATCCGTTACGATGGCCCCGGTAAAAAGGGTGGCGGTGTTCCCGTGAATACCCATGGCGGCAACCTGAACGAGTGCTACATTATTGGCATGACTCATGTCGTAGAGGCAGTCGAACAGGTACGCGGCACTGCGATCAACCAAGTGGAAAACGCCGAACTGGCGCTGGCAACCGGTGGTCCGGCGAGCTTGCCGGTCAGCGGCCTGATTTTGAGGAGGGCCTGA
- a CDS encoding Zn-ribbon domain-containing OB-fold protein: MVYGAARALPGTGIQITTNPDTEPFWEAAKEHRLTACQCGNCGHFRMPPTAYCPECQSTEKKWPTLPGTGTLFSYAICTKDPKTGEPYVYVPVVVDLDGAPGTRLVSNLTGIDADDVKIGMKLTVDWNPIEGDWVLPVFRPGA; encoded by the coding sequence ATGGTTTACGGCGCCGCACGCGCATTGCCCGGCACGGGCATACAGATAACGACCAATCCCGACACCGAACCCTTTTGGGAAGCCGCCAAGGAGCATCGCCTGACGGCGTGCCAATGCGGCAACTGCGGGCATTTCCGTATGCCGCCGACGGCCTATTGCCCCGAATGCCAGTCGACCGAAAAAAAATGGCCGACACTGCCGGGCACTGGAACGCTGTTCAGCTATGCGATCTGCACCAAGGACCCAAAGACCGGTGAGCCGTATGTTTATGTGCCTGTCGTCGTCGATCTCGATGGTGCGCCGGGGACGCGGCTGGTCAGCAACCTGACCGGTATCGATGCGGACGATGTGAAAATCGGCATGAAATTGACCGTGGATTGGAACCCGATCGAGGGCGATTGGGTGCTGCCGGTATTTAGGCCGGGGGCATGA
- a CDS encoding phenylacetate--CoA ligase family protein — MSGAMTLERGVTVEPGVANLDYFDPQIETLPRDKLKELQQFRLLGLLPYAYERSGLIRQVWDAAGVHPSQITSLADYVAKAPFIDKDAIRAFRDANDDPCGGIRIADYTEIPHVGFTSGTTGDPTPVPNGKGSAIEAEILREFWHVGGRPGDYITYLMFTFRGGISRTSFLGDAGFTPITAPHDPAILPLIVDAIEQYRPTVLYMLSTPMMMGLEAYFEKSAKDPRNVFKSIKGAVFGGEPMSPRFKALAKSWGLEIFDYTTFGDVTGAMECREHNGFHGWEDLALAECLDANGNEVADGEVGELVVTALTDQWAPLIRFRTGDLVKFDRSPCPCGRTHLRFWTLGRMGDQTLVQGVSVLPRDIQGIVEQQPETRAALFQIIRPQAEMEVLRLRVGYDAATGNPAGLAKRLTDSVTAALKVPCEVELVPNEELLKLGPPQKIPRVTKQ; from the coding sequence ATGAGTGGGGCGATGACGTTGGAGCGGGGGGTGACGGTCGAGCCGGGGGTTGCCAACCTCGACTATTTCGATCCGCAGATCGAGACGTTGCCCCGTGATAAGCTGAAAGAACTCCAGCAATTCCGGTTACTTGGCCTGCTGCCCTATGCTTATGAGCGTTCGGGTCTGATCCGTCAGGTGTGGGATGCGGCGGGGGTTCATCCGTCGCAGATCACGTCGCTGGCGGACTATGTTGCCAAGGCTCCGTTCATCGATAAGGACGCCATTCGCGCGTTTCGGGACGCAAATGACGACCCTTGTGGCGGTATTCGCATCGCAGATTACACCGAAATCCCCCATGTTGGCTTTACTTCGGGCACAACTGGCGATCCGACACCCGTCCCGAACGGCAAGGGCAGCGCGATCGAGGCCGAAATCCTGCGGGAATTCTGGCACGTCGGCGGACGTCCGGGCGACTATATTACTTATCTGATGTTCACGTTCCGGGGCGGTATCTCGCGCACCAGTTTTCTGGGTGACGCCGGTTTCACGCCCATCACGGCCCCGCATGATCCCGCGATCCTGCCGCTGATCGTTGACGCGATCGAGCAATATCGCCCGACGGTGCTCTACATGCTGTCCACGCCGATGATGATGGGGCTGGAGGCTTATTTCGAAAAGTCCGCCAAAGACCCGCGTAATGTTTTCAAGTCGATCAAGGGCGCAGTTTTCGGTGGTGAGCCGATGAGCCCGCGCTTCAAGGCGCTCGCCAAAAGCTGGGGCCTGGAGATTTTCGACTATACGACCTTTGGCGACGTCACCGGCGCTATGGAATGTCGTGAGCATAATGGCTTTCACGGGTGGGAAGACCTTGCGCTTGCGGAATGCCTCGACGCCAATGGCAATGAAGTTGCCGACGGTGAAGTCGGCGAGCTTGTCGTCACCGCGCTGACCGATCAATGGGCACCGCTGATCCGTTTTCGCACCGGCGATCTCGTCAAGTTCGACCGTAGTCCCTGCCCGTGCGGCCGCACTCATCTGCGGTTCTGGACACTTGGGCGTATGGGCGATCAGACGCTGGTTCAGGGTGTGTCGGTCCTGCCGCGCGACATTCAGGGCATCGTCGAACAGCAGCCCGAAACCCGCGCCGCGCTGTTCCAGATCATCCGGCCACAAGCCGAAATGGAAGTGCTGCGCCTGCGTGTCGGTTATGATGCCGCGACCGGCAATCCGGCGGGCCTCGCCAAACGTCTGACCGACAGCGTTACCGCCGCGCTGAAGGTGCCTTGTGAGGTCGAACTGGTGCCGAACGAAGAGTTGTTGAAGCTCGGCCCGCCACAGAAAATCCCGAGGGTGACGAAACAGTGA
- a CDS encoding alpha/beta fold hydrolase, with the protein MIRLAGSNGITLAADEAGDRGAPAVMLLHGGGQTRHSWGRAVEALARDGFHAITIDLRGHGDSDWASDADYSLGAIAQDIREVAATLSAPPALVGASLGGLASLLAAGEGGPSVARALVLVDVVPRIEMAGGEEIRDFMTGNPHGFANVEEAADAVARYLPHRPRPKNTSGLSKNLRLRDDGRYYWHWDPAMMGTEGVNLRAVDHHERLEMAARALTVPTLLIRGGHSRVVSMAGVDQFRALTPTANSLISNRPITWSQAMPTTPLTHHCSIFWNGADETTRRACPLSSGARLWPWRPVVRTGAQSSRHDRGYRWRSSFHLRTVG; encoded by the coding sequence TTGATCCGTCTGGCTGGAAGCAACGGCATCACGCTGGCCGCTGACGAAGCGGGCGACCGTGGTGCGCCCGCCGTCATGCTGCTGCATGGTGGTGGCCAGACGCGCCATAGCTGGGGCCGCGCGGTCGAAGCTTTGGCGCGCGATGGTTTCCACGCGATCACAATTGATCTGCGTGGACATGGCGACAGCGACTGGGCTTCAGACGCCGATTATTCGCTCGGCGCGATTGCACAGGATATCCGTGAGGTTGCCGCCACCCTGTCCGCGCCACCGGCACTGGTCGGTGCGTCGCTCGGTGGGCTGGCATCGCTGCTTGCTGCGGGAGAAGGCGGTCCGTCGGTCGCGCGTGCGCTCGTTCTGGTCGATGTCGTACCACGGATCGAAATGGCAGGCGGTGAGGAAATTCGCGATTTCATGACGGGCAATCCGCATGGCTTTGCCAATGTCGAGGAAGCCGCCGATGCGGTTGCCCGATACCTGCCGCACCGGCCACGCCCGAAGAATACCAGCGGCCTGTCCAAGAACCTGCGGCTGCGCGACGATGGCCGTTATTACTGGCATTGGGACCCGGCCATGATGGGCACCGAGGGCGTCAATTTGCGCGCAGTCGATCATCACGAACGGCTGGAAATGGCCGCCCGCGCACTCACCGTCCCCACGCTGCTGATCCGGGGCGGCCATAGTCGCGTCGTCAGCATGGCGGGCGTCGATCAGTTTCGCGCCCTGACCCCCACAGCGAATTCGTTAATATCGAACAGGCCGATCACATGGTCGCAGGCGATGCCAACGACGCCTTTAACGCACCATTGCTCGATTTTCTGGAACGGAGCCGATGAAACAACACGCCGCGCTTGCCCCCTATCTTCCGGTGCACGCCTATGGCCTTGGCGACCTGTTGTACGAACAGGCGCGCAGTCGTCACGACATGATCGCGGTTATCGATGGCGATCATCGTTTCACCTACGAACAGTTGGATGA
- a CDS encoding AMP-binding protein — MHAYGLGDLLYEQARSRHDMIAVIDGDHRFTYEQLDERVNRLAGVLRARGVGKGDRVLWLGQNSFRVLEALLASARVGAIFCPANWRAAPAELNVILDDFDPAIVFWQEAEIGDANRAARKGWKPESNWICHDGCAGEDSYEELLASADPETEFAPVETSTPLLAIYTAAFSGRPGAALLSHESLIIIAWLAMQGQSIDEKSGYLVSGPMFHVGVLMGTLGTFLAGGRNAFVPRVEANQLLQMMQDEKLTHAFVPQPTVVQMREANAGGKYDVSSLFCDAELSDWSMPMVMPRDAPAMKSMGGYGQTEIGGLAAVAWMGGTGAGRPVPFVAFKIGDEQGNELPRGEAGEIFARGPIVMCGYWNRPEENARRVVNGWHRTNDLGKRLPDGSIAFVGPKTTMIKTGIENVYPAEVESALRSHPGVADVCVIGVPDPKWDQNVKAVIVRKPDTDFPAEHFIEHCRALMASYKKPKIIEFTESLPKTPVGFVDRAAVDAGFGGGGYPKVG; from the coding sequence GTGCACGCCTATGGCCTTGGCGACCTGTTGTACGAACAGGCGCGCAGTCGTCACGACATGATCGCGGTTATCGATGGCGATCATCGTTTCACCTACGAACAGTTGGATGAACGTGTGAACCGTCTGGCGGGCGTGTTGCGCGCGCGCGGCGTCGGCAAGGGGGACCGTGTCCTGTGGTTGGGCCAGAACAGTTTTCGTGTGCTGGAGGCGCTGTTGGCGTCGGCGCGCGTCGGAGCCATTTTCTGCCCGGCGAACTGGCGCGCGGCTCCTGCCGAACTCAATGTCATTCTGGACGATTTCGACCCCGCCATCGTGTTCTGGCAGGAAGCAGAGATCGGCGACGCCAATCGTGCGGCGCGTAAGGGGTGGAAGCCCGAGAGCAACTGGATTTGCCATGATGGTTGTGCTGGCGAGGACAGTTACGAAGAACTGCTGGCGTCCGCCGATCCCGAAACCGAATTCGCGCCGGTCGAGACATCGACGCCTCTGCTCGCCATCTACACTGCTGCATTTTCGGGGCGTCCGGGCGCGGCGCTGCTCAGTCATGAATCGCTCATCATCATCGCATGGCTGGCGATGCAGGGGCAGAGCATCGACGAGAAATCAGGCTATCTTGTGTCTGGCCCGATGTTCCATGTCGGTGTGTTGATGGGGACGCTGGGGACTTTCCTTGCGGGGGGACGCAATGCGTTCGTGCCCCGTGTCGAGGCGAACCAGTTGCTCCAGATGATGCAGGACGAAAAACTGACGCACGCTTTCGTGCCGCAGCCAACCGTCGTCCAGATGCGCGAAGCCAATGCAGGCGGCAAATACGACGTCAGCAGCCTGTTCTGCGATGCCGAGCTTTCCGACTGGTCAATGCCGATGGTCATGCCGCGCGATGCACCTGCGATGAAAAGCATGGGTGGATACGGCCAGACCGAAATCGGCGGTCTGGCCGCTGTAGCTTGGATGGGTGGCACCGGAGCCGGACGCCCGGTCCCCTTCGTCGCATTCAAGATCGGTGACGAGCAGGGCAATGAATTGCCGCGCGGCGAAGCGGGCGAGATTTTCGCACGCGGACCAATCGTGATGTGCGGTTACTGGAACAGACCCGAAGAAAACGCCCGCCGCGTCGTCAACGGATGGCACCGGACCAACGATCTGGGCAAGCGCCTGCCCGATGGCAGTATCGCCTTTGTCGGTCCCAAGACGACGATGATCAAAACGGGGATCGAGAATGTTTACCCGGCCGAAGTCGAATCCGCGCTGCGCAGCCATCCGGGCGTCGCCGACGTTTGCGTGATCGGTGTGCCAGATCCGAAATGGGACCAAAACGTAAAAGCCGTGATCGTGCGCAAGCCCGATACCGATTTCCCGGCCGAACATTTCATCGAGCATTGCCGCGCGCTCATGGCGTCTTATAAAAAACCAAAGATCATCGAGTTCACCGAAAGCCTGCCGAAAACGCCGGTGGGCTTCGTCGACAGGGCCGCAGTCGATGCGGGCTTCGGCGGTGGTGGATATCCAAAGGTCGGCTAA
- a CDS encoding NUDIX hydrolase yields MTQANPTAAPAKVAPEVAVPRPAATILVLRDDPFEVLMVRRHGNGQFASALVFPGGLVDPSDRDESWLPLIAGAEGVDTEERALVIAACRETFEESALLLARDDQDRTVGCTVADRSDFRAVVAASGGRLMFDELAHFGHWITPPGAPKRFDTHFFLAAAPAGQEAAADGSETLDFEWVQPHDLLARAKDGDLSILFPTRLNLKRLAESDSVASAMAAARARERFTVTPRVEKREGGIAVVIPAEAGYGETENFHPQSNPKPPRAA; encoded by the coding sequence GTGACCCAAGCAAATCCAACAGCCGCACCCGCAAAGGTCGCGCCCGAAGTCGCCGTTCCACGGCCTGCCGCAACGATCCTCGTACTGCGCGACGATCCGTTCGAGGTGCTGATGGTGCGCCGTCACGGGAACGGCCAATTTGCGTCGGCACTGGTGTTTCCCGGCGGTCTGGTCGACCCATCGGACCGCGATGAGAGCTGGTTGCCACTGATCGCTGGCGCGGAGGGAGTGGATACCGAAGAACGCGCGCTCGTTATCGCCGCGTGTCGTGAAACGTTCGAAGAGTCCGCATTGCTGTTGGCCCGCGACGATCAGGACCGGACGGTTGGTTGCACCGTCGCCGATCGCAGCGACTTTCGCGCGGTCGTCGCGGCAAGCGGTGGCCGTTTGATGTTCGACGAACTTGCCCATTTCGGCCACTGGATCACGCCGCCCGGAGCACCCAAACGGTTCGACACCCACTTCTTCCTCGCCGCCGCGCCGGCAGGTCAGGAAGCTGCGGCCGATGGTAGCGAAACTCTGGATTTCGAATGGGTGCAGCCGCATGATCTGCTCGCGCGTGCCAAAGACGGCGACCTGTCGATCCTGTTTCCGACGCGCCTGAACCTGAAACGACTGGCCGAAAGCGATAGCGTGGCTTCGGCGATGGCTGCGGCCCGTGCACGCGAACGCTTCACCGTCACCCCGCGCGTCGAAAAGCGCGAGGGCGGTATTGCCGTCGTCATTCCGGCTGAAGCAGGATATGGCGAAACCGAGAATTTTCACCCGCAATCGAACCCAAAACCGCCGCGCGCGGCCTGA